CCCTTATTCCATGTGATAACGCtaagggtgcatttgataaagctgaaatttaaaatttaaaatctaaaatctgaaatttgaatatattaagttattaaattgttaagtattaaatgtaatacatttgagtgtatatcacattcaataataaatgaatagcttatcacttatttttggaagcaagttttgtttagaaaatttagtaccacttaattaattcagatgttcaatttttggtaTCAAACGCGTTTAAACATGTTAAAATccgaatctattaaatttaaatgctgAATTAAATTATCAAACAAGACTAGTTTACAAAGAATGGATTTATTATTTCCCACTATAAATGGAAAATACTTTTTTAGCACTAACAAGTTTAGATGCATAACATTTAAACGCATTTCAAATTAACATGTTGTTTCGGCACATATGGCCTGTTAGAGAAACATTTGTCTTGAAGGTATACCATGACCCCATCACGTGGGCCTTAATCTTGACAAACAAGTatagaaaacaacaaaaataatgaCGTACAATCATGggaaaaaatgttttattttccgCAAGAATATATCTGTCATCTAATGTAAGTTCTTAACATCCGTAATAAAACTGAATTCCCAGTTGTCGATGACCTCAACAAAGCAAAGGAAATCAATACAAGCAACcaaactaaaaacaaaaggaaaaaaaaaaagaagaagaagaagaaagaaatcacACACGCAAGCACGCAATGAAAAAATTGGATTGCACGATTTTTCAAATTCTATGGCCACTGAAAAGTGACAATGCCATAATTAGTACAAAATTGCTAAAAAGCTGGGAAAAGTATTTCTCGCAATGTTATCAATCCTGCTGATGGTCAAATTTTCCAATCTTCTGGTTGTCAGAAAGGCCTTCTCCAGCCCAAGAAAGGTTCCCCAAAAGGTATAACATCTGCTTGTCAGCCCAACACAGGTCCCCAATGAATGTACATTCATTCTTCTTCAGTCTCCTCAGACTTCCACTTTTAGCAGTTTGCGCATTGCCTATACAGGATAGTTACAGGTTGATTACAAAAACTTTCACTCTTCTCCAAGAGCAGGTCTAAAATCAGGGGAATGATCATTCCTGATGAATATTTCCAATAAGTGTCACAAATTACAAGCCTAAAAACATTTCCAACAAATAAAACCAGTCCCTTGATGATTTAAATTCTCTTCATTACCCTGGAATTAATGCCCCCACTAGGCAGGCAGTCTAGACTCTAGAGTCGGGACtctttaaagtttttttttttctttttggtctaAAGAAAACATTAACTGTTATTTTTTTGTCGTTGAAGACTAAATTTAAGTGCATATTCAGATAAAAATGCTTAGATTAAGACAACTGCATGGAAGAATCAATAAATTTGATATTACATGGTACTCTGGCAAATCAAGTGTCACCTCCTATTACACCATATTTTATAACCTTGATATACAATTAAGTTACCAATTGAGGTGCCATATTAAGGGACAACTATCCTCATGAAGATGTTAATCATTTTTGCATAACACAAAAGCCCATCATCGATAAAACTCAACATGGCCTCCTATTTCCCTGCACAACAACTTCACCTCACCAGCCAACTTCAAGCTTCTACTAATTACAAGACCTGTTTGTCTATGCGTTGGTGTTGGCTTGTGTGACATGGCTTCCTCCTCCCTTCCCAATGAAAGAGCTTCCCTTGCTGGAACCACATTTCCCCACCAAAATTCCCATAAGATGCCATGTATCAATTCCCAATACTTACGATCTCTGCATACCCGAAATACTGTGCTCCCATTAGGAGTCCAACAATACAAATCAACCCACTCCCTATCCATTACCTCCATTTGACCCTGCACTTGAGGCATGTAATAGTAGGGCATTCTTTTCCAAGGCAGACATGTCTCTGGCTTTCCTTTATTATACGGGCACTTCACTTCCAAAATCCCACCTCCTGGGAAGTGACCGAGAAGTCCATCTGGGGAGGCACCAATCCATTCAAAGCGCTCCTCTGAATGGATAGCGAAACCAAGGGAGCTAACATCACGACCAGTGATGCTTCTGTAGCGCTCTATAGCTGCTGCTTCGTTCAGAACACCCCAGTCCATGGCATACCTTCTAGAAGCTTCCACTAGTTGCTCATCTGGTGAAAACACTTTCTCATACCAGAGCTCGTACCGACGATTCCCTTTCCAGAATCCCAGAGCAGTGCTGAATGTGCTTGTAGTTAACTTGTCCTTGCGAAGTGCAAACCATTCATCAGAACGCTGTGGAGCATCTGAGGCCTTGAGGTGTGCAGTCAAGAATAATGAAGGGTGATGAAAAAGGGGGACACTCTGAGAGAGACATGCTGATGCACACGTGCAAAATGATCTAAGAAAAACAATTCCAAACTTTCTTCTTCGAGGGATTGCCACCGTTGCCTTGTGAAAGCTATTGAATCTAGTGATACAGGCATTGGTCATCAGAGCTGCTAGCAACAGCGTCTAGAATAAATAGATACTCCTACAAAGCCACAGCTCTTTATTTAGAGGGACATCAGAAATTCAGATTCACAGAAAAAATAAGGGGAATATAACCACATAACTTCTCAtcaataaaagaaaacaaaagatttcAGTTTATAGTACATTAAGATCATCTCAAAAGAACCCAAACAACAAACAGTTATGTTGCCCAAACTACCAATAATTCTATATTTGCCACTCTTAATATCAGTAGACTTTCACAAAGGAGCTTGAAAACATAGAAAATTGGTAAAAtaactataaaaaaaatgaacaaaataaaaatggtgTCCTGAAATGAAGTTAACAGAGCCAAAGAGGATatacaaataatcaaaaagCAACAGATACTTTTGAGGGTCTCATCAGGCAATATCAAGTAGCTTCTGAGTGTATGTTCCATATTTTACCAAGTCTATATCCAACACAATTTTCCAACCAAAAATACCTGCTGAACTGAAATACTCAAATAATGAGTATTAATCACAGAATTACACAACCAACTTCCATAGACCAACAAACTCTAACTAACCCGCTTGAGAACAACTGCATACAGTAGAATCTTATCACGATAAGGTCTCAATTAAATGTTTACGCCCTTAAATTTAGGTCTTCAAATTGCAGGTCCAAATTCTCCAATCAAaactcaaaagtcaaaataactgAAAGCCCATTAGACTAAAAGGCAACCCAAGAATAGAAAGGCATCTTAAGCCATCTACAAGATGAAAATtcacatctttttttttcattctttcgtTTGTACATTAACAAAACACACTACAGAAGCAAATCAAATGCTgttaaacaagaagaaaacaacCAAAGCAATACATGATGAATTTTAGAGAATGAAAAGATATATTCTTCACACAATATTTGGGTATAAAAGACGGAGTAAACTTGAAGCCTACTAAGTATTTGTTATAATACctgagaggaaaaaaaacacAAAGATATAGATTTCAGCTGCTGGATAAATGGCTAAGCCCCGTAAACATTTCTGGGTTTTGCACAAGAATTAATTTTAGCCCTTCGCGGGACCTTGAAATGCAGAGTTAGACGACGGACGACGGAAAGAGACGGACGAGAGCCAGTTTAACTGTATCTGACAATTGCCTTTCAACGTTTTCGCCACCGTGGCGAAGAAAGAAGTCGTAAGCCACATATAAATCGTTCTCTTGGGCAACACTGAAAAAATCAATCGGAGCCCAACAGAAACGGGCCACTCATGTGTCAATCCATTTCATAGGCCAGTGTTTCAGTGCGGTTCAAACCGGAGATCGAACTAGGAATAGAACCGGAAACAGATCGATCTTAGAACCGGAATTGTGACAGGACAAGGTTCACGATTCCGGTTCTTCATTTGGGAATTGGAACCGGAACTGGTTGTTTCTTCTGCACGATTTTAATcgaaggaaaggggaaaaaaaagaaatacgtACAAAACAAATTAAAGTCTAGGCTAGTTTCTCATCATTTCTCACTAACTTTTTACCATTGtcaaaaacttcttcaaattttaacaGTTGTAAATTATGCTCTTTGTACTAggtttgatgtatttgatgtatatttttcaatagtttttcaataatcaactagcaaaaaacaagaaaattatgTCTTTTTCTTAAAACAAATTGAGAAGAATCAATAATATAATTAAGATACTTTTTCATAGATTtttcgttatctttgtttttgttttctaattatttctttaaaattaatttgtaGCCGTAATTGTAACCAACAGGAACCAAATTTGTAATTAGAAGGCATCGAAACTGAAATCGAAAGTTTTGAAACTAACACTATAAGGACCATAGAACCTGATCATGTAGGATTgaaatcaagtcaagtcaaacTTCAATATCACTATGTTCGAAACTCAAGCTCATTACAACTTTCCTTACTTTAACTCAAACTCAAGTTCGTCGATATATTGAATGAAAAGCTTGAATTCGACTTGATCGCTTATTGAGCTTGAACTCAATCTTCATTGACCCTTCgcaatgcttttttttttcttcaaaactaaCTTCTGTGACAACTACCCACAACGCAAAAATGATTTTGTGAGAAGGTGTGGGGGAGAGATAATTATGACCAATTTCatgaattttatttcaaaatatttgataattggaccaatatgaaaaaaaatttcactagTCCAACAAAAAATATGAACAAGATAGATATCTTCCATGCTTGAAAcccaatctaagaaaattttaaGGATGTCACTAGGTATGTCAATTGGGGCATATAAGTCGGACTTTCACAAGTTCAGAGTTCAATTcatttaatttgtaatacttttAGGGTTCGGGCCACGAGATTTGGGTAAATAAATATGAAGATCATACTCAACTCATAAAATATTTAGATTTTAAGACTTATTTGAGTTTAGTCCAAACTCACTTATTACTcctcaattttcttaatataattgtTATAACTATGAAGTTGtcaaactaatttaacattcaCAGGACTACAACATTAAAACTAAATATGAAtaaataatagttcttaaaaagtacataaatcaagaatttttcaacaatatttatatttaattcatTCACAGTACATGGAAAATGATAATAAAGCATGCGGTCATAAGCGAATACATTTTCAGAGATTGGAATTTCTTCATAGTTGTGACTTGAATCCAAACATGCTTGATGATTTGTATTTATGCAAGAAATTCTAGATAAAAAAGaaatcaaccaatattatgTAAACACAAAAATTTACTAAAGTTAGAACTTCAGTTATGTATTACCAATATTAGCTCTCGAGAAAGCTAGTAAAGGAGTTTTCAgatgtatttttgtattttataatttgtatatatttagtatttagtaataatatatttggatatataattatacacaatatcaaaatataaatattatatatatatcattaaaTATAAAAAGTAATTAAAGGACTGGACCTATATCGAGTTTAGGCCCAATGAGCCCCGAGCTCAACTCATATTTAATTCGAGTctaatttttaggttcaaactCATATCGGCATACTAAATGATCGGGTTCATTGGGCTTTTTCTCAAGCCAAGCAAGCTGAGTTCAGGCTGGCTCGGCCCCATTGACGATCCTAGATGTCACCAATATATCTACAAATCTTGTAAAACTTGTAAACAAATCATGTGAGGCTTGCTTGTGGTCCAACAATTACTACTTACTTTATACGTTTTAGCGTACTAACTAATTTAGAGATTGCATGTCCGAAACTTACAATCCCAATActttaaatttatttgaaaaCCGTCGAGTTACACAAACATTACCCCAATACATGATTTTCACCGATTAAACCAACGAGTCATTGAATTTTCAATAGGTTACTTCCTATCAGGTCCAACTTACAACCTAGTAAAAGTGGTTAATTCATCAGGTTGACTGTTTGAACTATTGGATTGATCTGGGTTTTGATAACTATGTATGTTATACTTTCTTGCATAGATAATAAAAACAAATTTGCCTCAAGTTGAAGAACCTTTCGTCAGTCTCCGAACTTGTGAGTTTTGGTAATTTGATAACTAGTGGAAGGTATTATTTAAACTTTTGGTACATTTGGTATTGGGTTTAGTTTGAGCTGTTTTACTGGTCTGTCTTTTAGCTGTGCTGTAGCCCAACTTTTCCTGCAGGTTTAAACTAGTTTTTTTAACCTATTTTTCTACTAGTTTTGATTTTAGATAGATTTGATAGTTAATGTATACGTGTACTACACATGtaccaaaaagaaaacaactaCCTGTGGCTAGAGCTGTAATCAAACCGAACTTTTCTTGAGCAGTTCGGTCAAAATCTTGACTCAGATTCGAGTTGACTGAATTCGAGACAAGTTCGAGTAGCTCGATAAGCCAAGCAAGTCGAGTTTGAGTATCCAGATGTAATGCTCGAAGGCTcgtcgagccttatcgagttttttaattttaattgtttaatatattattattatgaaattacccttatacccaaatgagttgttgaatttatgaaatgtttcagatcatataaaaatttttaaagggCAATAATGTCTTTTCGCTCAAaaattatcaagaaaatgaaattttctgaCTCGAGCTCGATAAGGCTCGTATTGACTCGAGCCAATGCGAGTCGAACTCAAGTTCGAGCATCTTTCTTGTGCCTAGAGCTGTAAACGAACCGAATCGAACCGAGTATCTCATGTTTGAGCTCTGTTCGTTAAGCAGTTCGAACAACGTTCGTGTTCGTTCGTTaattttcgaactccaaacttgtGTTCGCGTTCGGCTCGTTAAGCAAAATTCgtgttcgagttcgagttcgtgTTCGACTCGTTTAACATAAATGAGCCGTTCGCGAACATGCTCGAAATGCtcgaatccaaattattttaagCCTTAAATATGCCATGCAAATTATTAACCATTCTCAAAAACAATTAAAGCACTAAGTGactaaattctattattcattaactatataactaacattaacataaaaataacaaataaaacaaagcaatttgccctccaaatataaaagtccagccataaaattaaccctaaaatttatCAAATGATAATTATGTCCATGTTCGCGAACGTTCGTTAAAACTCGCGAACATACTCGTGTTCGCGAACGTTCGTTTAACATGTTCGCGAACGTTCGTTAAAACTCGCGAACATGCTCGTGTTCGCTCGATTATTAATCGAACAAAAATATTCGTTCGAACTCAGTTCGTTTAAGATTTCGAACGAGCCTTTCACGAACACGAACGAGTCGAAACGAACCGAGCTACCGAACAGCTCGgttcgtttaacagctctaCTTGTGCCATACTCGAGTTCGATTCGATTCAATTACATCCCTACCTGTGGCTATCTTTATCAATGTCTATTGAAATCTTTCgatctttttattattattcaacTACTAATTCCTTTGCCTAGCCAAACGAGTAAGCACTGTGTTCAAGAGTAATTGGTAGTTGGTACATAAGTTAGTCAAAATTCCAAGTGGGATTctaccttttttctttttttttttcacttaagGGTATTCCAACTTTTTGGTCGGACTGATTCCCTAAGGCTGTGTAGAGCCTTGCCTCGGCTGTATAAAATCTTGTCCCAACAAACACAGTGAGGCAGCACACAAGGGTCGATCATGGGACTTACTGATAACTACCAAACTACAGAATCAGTTGGACAACTCGTGGGGGTGGGATTCTATCTTTTTTCGATATCATGGGTTTATTGCAACTATTTATATTAGAGCTGACACAAATGAAACAGCCGAAGAGGAATCAAGTGCAGTAGCCACTGATCAACCTACCTATTCACCGATTCCCCTCTCCTAACCACATCAATTCCTAGCAATGCTTCTAATTATTTTCTACCCCTCCCAGCCTCTATATCATCAATAAGCAACTTTCATCCGTCTCTCTTACAAAGAATGTCTCAAAACTTCCCTAATATCCTTAATTAGCAAATCTCTATAACCACCCTCTTTTCCACACAGCCAGATCTTCTGTTACAAATACTTCTGAAATTGACGTCCCCATGCCCATCCTCCTCTCTGACAGAGTCAAATCTAGAATCAAAAGCTATTGGATTGGAACCATGCTATAATAGAATCAGAATTCTTTGGAAGCCAATAGGAAAATTGGACATTATAGATCTTGGAGGCTACTAATTCATACCGAAGTTCTCGGACTAGACCGATTGTCACAAAGCAATCACGAGAAGACCATGGCATATTAATAAAACATTCATTACTGTACGTATCTGGAAACCAATTCATTGTTAAATAGGGCATTTTCTACATCTCAACTAGCTAGATTTGTCTCCTACAATTTCCAATGGGTATTAGGAAATTGGAGTCCTAAGCCAAATTGGAAATTCCTTGGGAAAACTCATTCAAATTGATGCCCATATGGTAAACCCTGAATGTGGAGGTTATGCTAGGCTTTACATCCAAATCAACCTTGGCCAAACCTCTTCAATCCATGATCAGGATagatcatttcattcaaccaCTCCTCTACGAGGGCCTGAATTTTTGCTTTACTTATAGGGCCTTAGGCCATGATGAAAGTAAATGATTAGCCTCCTGTTTGGACAAGCCCATCCTTGCTATCAGCCATAACGATATTGTTTCTGGTTGGTGTCCTCCCCAAACTCCAGCTAAGCCTGAGAAAGTTACAATTTGACCTACTGGACAAAAATTGGCTTCTTAGGCTACTAATAACAGGACTTTTCCTCCTCCTAgaaaagtttcaaatttcaagAAACTAGCCCATACTCCAACAAACCTTCTCAGTCAATGCACAAGAAGTCCAAAACATAAATTTGTTAAACCTCAATTACATCGAATTGTGCTCTCTTTATACTCCCTTCTCAAATTGCAACGACCTTTCCCATGCCAAAACCCattttcaatgcaaccttcTCTTCTAACTCTACGGTCAAAGAGGAAACCTTACACCAAAATGGCATCAACCTTCCtgcaggaaaaagaaagagttgCTACCTTGGCCTAtgatacttttggtacctctgACCAAATGGTTTTTATACTTTCTACTACCATTCCTTCTTAAACAACCAATTCCCCTCATCAAAACTTTACAAAAACAACTTCTTTGTtcaaattcaagcattttcGAAAAATCCATATCCCAATCCAACCATGACTTACCTACTTGCCTATCACTGAAATATCCAATGAAACCTGGAAAGAAGTCTTTGAAGTTCCCTAGTGGATAGATACTCATATAACTTACCACCACCGTCTAGAAAATAGGAATTCTATACAAAAAGCCACAAATGTATCCTGGAAAAGGTTCAAGCGAAATATTAAGGATAGGAAGGCAAACTCCTATCACTTGCTGGTAGGAAAATAATTGTACAATAACCCATTGCTGTAATCCTATCCTACCACTCCCAATGCCTCCCACTATCTCAAAAAATCTATCAAGACATAGACAGAACAAAAGAGATTCCTTTGGGGATATATACCCGAGAAGAAAAAACTGCATCTAGTTGGCTAGCATTCTATCACAAAGGTAAAAAATTTGGGAGGCCTTGGGTTGAAACAAGCAGCCTTGCTCAACCAACTTGCAAAGATGAAACTATTCTAGAACATATCTCAGGAAAGCTGTAAACCTTGGGTGAAAATTCTCAGACATAGATACATCGGTGAATATCAATCTATTGCTTCTAGAAAGCTTCAATTGAATCTCACAAAAGGCTCTATCAGTAGAAAAAGCTAACAACTTGGACTTAAAACCTTCAACAAGGGCATTATATGGTCCATTAAAAATGGGCAAATAGTGAGAGTCTGGGAAGACAAatggttcaaatctggaacacTCAGAAGCAAAATTCAGGGACCACTTAAAGAATGAGAAGATGACTTAAGGGTCTTTGACCTTTTCCTCAACTCTTTTTCATGGGGTCTtggctttgtttggatagagtattattccaaataattatttgaaataattaatgtagcactttttgtgatgtgatgtttGTGAGATAAAAGAgtagttgaaaatataaaaagatggattgaaaaatgtgtttatgatgcaagcgaaaatttttttttgaaagaatttgctatccaaacataGCCATCGATCATTTCCTCTGCCTACTCATATGCTGGAAGAAATTCATGGCACTTCCAACAAGAGTTGTCATCTTTTCATGACTCTGAGTGTATTTGGATTGTCATATTTTATCCAAATATTATTATGCTTGCATTATAGTTACAATTTTCAGTCAATTTTTTATCTTCCTAAcaacctttttatctcatatatatcacatcacaaaaagtgttacagtaattatatcaaaaaatatctcaaataattttcaatccaaatacaCCAAGGTTCTATTCCAACAATGGAAGCTTCACTTCTAAGTTAGCCTATAATACTTGTggctcattccaaacccaaatgaCTCCTCCAATAACTATTCATAGGTTTGGAAAGTAGTCACTTCTTCCAAAGTCGAACACTTGCTTTGGCTTGCTAATCAAGAAAGGCTATCTTCTAAGGAATATTTCTCCCATTATAAAATCCTTACTGAAGCTTCTTAGCCCTCCTGTAATTATGATTCCAAGAACATTGACTATGTCCACAAAACTTGCAATCTGGCTTCCAACTTCCAGACCAGAATCTCTCTACCCCTTTCTTAAACTGACATAATATCGAATTCCATGAGTGACTCAAAAGAGGCTGTACTTCCTGCATCATTTCCTGCTACAATCATATATCTTTGGGCACCACATTCAGCTATAGATGTTGGAGTCTTTGGCATTCTCGCAACACCAGACTCTTTAGCACCAGTTCCCAAGCTGAAAATCCAGTCAAACTATGTCTGAATCTTGAACACGAATTCTGTTTACTGGGTCTTGTTATCCCTAGAAGAGTTTCAAAGTAGGAAAAAGTTCATGACATAGATCCTCCCTGCACCTAATTAGGCCAAACTTAGCACTGATGCCTTAGTGACCAGCCCTTCAAATAAAGCAAGTGTGAAAGGCATCATCTGTGACTCAAATGGATTCTGGATAGCTGGTTTCACAAGAAACTTGGGTTCCTATTCTTGGCCAATTGCTGAATGTTGGGCACTTAGAGATGGTCTACAACTAGCAAAAGACCTCAACATTCCCTTTCTTGAAGTTGAATTGGATTCTATGCTGATTGTTTccttacttgaactatgtgatTGTAGGGAGCTATTGACTACATTCCAGCAAGTATGTTTCTACCATAACTACCGCGAAGCAAACAAATGCATAGCCACACTAGCTAAGTGGGGAGGAGGCAATAATGTTCATACAACATTTTGAATCTTGCCCTAATTTTGTTCTCATatttcttttggatgatttaagAGGTGTTACTATCCCAAAGATGACtgtattaaattattttgtagacttaattttatttttgatgcatcactatttacaaaaaaatgaacctgaaaaagataaaagataagTTATATTACCTACTGATAAGAAGTTTTATGTGGTGAATAATTGTATATATAAGCTGCAAATGCATTTTAGGATATATACATTTTAGTTAGTAATTTGGGCTTTTCAGTTGAGTCTTGATCCCAAGAGAACTTTTTTAGCTCTCAATTGCAGCTGGTCCTATTTGCAAACGCTACAACATCACTAGTTTATAAATCTCAGGAGAGGGATAAGCTGGTAGAACAGGAAAAATGATTGTTGGAAACATAGGAGACCAATGGATTGATATACTTAGGTCCAATGTTGGTGACTGGACTTTCAAGCTACTAAATCCCATGTACTATGTTGCATGAGCTAGATGCTGGAGATGCAACTCAAAGTAAGCCAAAAACAGCTaccactttttagtttttaagccAATCATCACGATTGTAGATTAGTTTCTTTCAAAAGTAATTGGGGTGCATGCTTGACTCAGTTATGTATTAAATTTTACTTGCACTTTTCGTATCGATTAGACTTCCCTTACTACAAGAGGTATTATGCTTTTCCTTCTTTGTTTGTCAAAACACCAACCTTTCATTAATATGAGCATAAGCAAGTTACATAATCTAGAGCAACTGCTCTATAAAATCTGTTTGAGCTATCTCAAGCATCTAAACTGGAAAATTAGTTTTCCACTTAGTTACAACTTTTAAGTTTAAAGTAAACTTTGCTAATTTGTGGCTAACAAAGTTGTTTTCCCtcctagaaaaggaaaaacaacattcatcaaaattgtaattGATTAGTCTAATGTCCAGTAATACAATAGAGGTTAATCATCA
This portion of the Coffea arabica cultivar ET-39 chromosome 2e, Coffea Arabica ET-39 HiFi, whole genome shotgun sequence genome encodes:
- the LOC113732656 gene encoding uncharacterized protein, with amino-acid sequence MTNACITRFNSFHKATVAIPRRRKFGIVFLRSFCTCASACLSQSVPLFHHPSLFLTAHLKASDAPQRSDEWFALRKDKLTTSTFSTALGFWKGNRRYELWYEKVFSPDEQLVEASRRYAMDWGVLNEAAAIERYRSITGRDVSSLGFAIHSEERFEWIGASPDGLLGHFPGGGILEVKCPYNKGKPETCLPWKRMPYYYMPQVQGQMEVMDREWVDLYCWTPNGSTVFRVCRDRKYWELIHGILWEFWWGNVVPAREALSLGREEEAMSHKPTPTHRQTGLVISRSLKLAGEVKLLCREIGGHVEFYR